GATTATTTAACCAGTCTTGATAGCAATAAGGACACCAAGCATGAGAATGCTTGAGCAATCCCAAAACTGGGAAGACTTTTGCCCAAGGTAGCATTGTCAAAAACTGTAAGTCAGTACGTTTTGTCAATATTTCTAGAGCAAAAACCAGTTGTTTAGCTCCAATTTGTGTTCCGTTTAAAGCTTTTACAGAAGCTTGTCCATACAAACTTACGATACTTTTAGAATTCAAGGGATTGGTAGTATGGTTATGCCCAACTATTGGTTTTATCTCTCTAGCCAATAAAGTTCCAGGCAATACGCTATGAGCTGCGGCTAGACGAGCAACATAGCTAGTCAGACTTTCAACATAACAAGTACCAAGTCCAATCGGTTCCAGATGAAACAACCGGCTAGGACTGGGAGTAAATTCTGGGTCTTTGAGCCACAATTCATCGTTAACCGCCATGTTAGTCATCATCTGAATTTACCCCTACATCATCTCTTTTAGGTTTTCTTTGTCCAACACGACCTTTTTTGAGTAGGGAATTTTTGGCTGGCATTTTTATTCCATGTTCTGTTGAATATTGCCGCTCAAAAAAACTGGATTCTTCTTGAAAGCGTTTAAATCCCTGTTGTGCTTCTTCCTTAATTTTGTTGATACGAGATGCAGAAAAAGCACCTAATTTAAGATGTTTGCTATTAAGAGTCCGAGCTTCTTCAGAATAGGCAACTCTCAAAGAACGAGTTAACCAATTCTTCAATAGCCCCACACAACCAACTGAGCCAGAAAAAAGATACTCATAGTGTTGTTCTAATTTTGGTTCTTGTACAAGCGGAATGTGGCGTTGAAAAGTTCTAATTACTCTAATAAATTCAGCAATATCTTCTGGGTTATCAGCTTGGTAAGGTAACAGGTGAATATCTTCGCTACGCCGCCCTATTTGCCCATTCAAGGTAGGACAGTTAAGCAGTTCATAAGTTCCAAATAAAATATGTACTGTACCAGTAAGATTAGCAATAGACTTAATCCAGTTCATTTGCTGTAACATCTGGTGTCCGCCTGCCATCATAAATAAATGCTGTGCCTCGTCTACAGTAAAAGCTTTTACCTGACGATAACGAAATGCTTTTTCCATTGCTCGGCGTAATGCGGGCGAATCTTGGCGGTAAGCCCGATTTAGCAACCCCAAATCCTTTACCTCACCGTGAGGAATTTCATAATCAATTTTGTATTCAATCAAAACTTCCTGAAGGGATTCTAGGGCGCGAGTGTAATAATCTTTATAGCTAAACTTTCCTTGTTCTGTTGGAATAGCTTCAATACCAGCAACAGCAATTTGACCAGGATTTTGGCGTAATGAGGGGAGAAATTCGTAATTTAGCAGATTTTCCAGACGCAAGCGTAAGGTTGTTTTTCCTACACCAGTCACACCAAAAACTAAAAATACTAAAGTGTCAGCTGGCTCCAGAATATTAATTAATAAAGTATCTAAGGCTTGTTTGAGCCTTTGATGTGGAATAGTGATACTTTTGAAATAATCAGTTTTAATTTCGTTCGGCTGTAAGAGAAGTTCTTCTGGAAAAGAGTGCGACTGAATTTTTACCATAGCTCCTCTGTATTGTAAGCTTCTATTTTGGTTAAATCTATTAATTTTTTTGCTGATGATTTTGGCTTTTTAATGCTTTCTGAACCTGCCAAAATATTTTTATCTACATCTTGAACATTAGCTGAATAATTGTGTTTACTTAATTTACTTTCAATAACTGAGCTTTTTTCAATTAAAACCCAAATATCTTGTTGTGCTAAATCATGTAAGCGTTGTAATAACAAAGTTTCTTGGGCTTCAGTTCCTTCTAAATATGTAGCTTTTTCTTGGGCAGATAGAGTAATTCTTTGAGCGTGTTTCTGCCTTTTTCGACGTAATTGTGTGCTGGCTATGTTCACTTCTTTTTCGGAACGATTTTGGAAGGATTTGTAATGTTCAGAAATACAGCGTATCCAACGTCCCTTAACGTAAGCATAAGCAGTCCCCATATCAAAAGGGTCGTAACGAATAGGTACATTAGTTCCTTCAA
The Nostoc punctiforme PCC 73102 genome window above contains:
- a CDS encoding ATP-binding protein, giving the protein MVKIQSHSFPEELLLQPNEIKTDYFKSITIPHQRLKQALDTLLINILEPADTLVFLVFGVTGVGKTTLRLRLENLLNYEFLPSLRQNPGQIAVAGIEAIPTEQGKFSYKDYYTRALESLQEVLIEYKIDYEIPHGEVKDLGLLNRAYRQDSPALRRAMEKAFRYRQVKAFTVDEAQHLFMMAGGHQMLQQMNWIKSIANLTGTVHILFGTYELLNCPTLNGQIGRRSEDIHLLPYQADNPEDIAEFIRVIRTFQRHIPLVQEPKLEQHYEYLFSGSVGCVGLLKNWLTRSLRVAYSEEARTLNSKHLKLGAFSASRINKIKEEAQQGFKRFQEESSFFERQYSTEHGIKMPAKNSLLKKGRVGQRKPKRDDVGVNSDDD